CAGATCCAGACCTCGATGCCGGCCGCCTCGAACTCCCGCACCAGGTGCCAGACGCGGTCGTAGGCCGTGGGCGCGATGCGCCGCGCGAAGGACTCCTCGGACCAGGCGGCGGCGAGCGAGGCCGGGAGGCCGGCGAAGACCGCGTGCTGCAGCCTGGCGGTCTCGTAATTGATCTCGCCCAGCACGCGCGCGAGCGTCGCGTCGAAGCCGGGCGTCTCGCGGGCCGGCAAGCGGGGCAGGGTCTCCTCGATGAACGAGACCACGACGTCGCCCGACCAGAGCGTGCCGTCGGCGTCGAAGCAGGCGACCCCGGGGCCGCCCGCGGCGACGAGGCGATCCAGGGCCGCGGCCACGTCCGGCGCCCAGTCGAAAGCGATCGGCATCGCGCGATCGTAGCGCAAAAAGCAGTTTCGGCGGGCCGGGTCAAAAAACCCGCCCGCCGAAAGCCGTCGCGAGAGATCAGCCGCGGATGAGGCCGATGACCTTCTCGCTGTACTTGGTGAACTCCTGCTTGAGGCTGTTCCACACGCCCGAGATCTCGAGGCGCGACCCGCCCAGGGGATGGCCGTGGACCATGTGCTGGCGCACGCCGGTGCCCTGGAACTTCCAGGACTGCCGCGACGCCTGGGACAGGGTGAACTTGTCCCACTGCATCGCACCGGCGCCCGGGCGGCTGGAAATGGCGTTCTTGATGGCCGTGGCGACCCGGAGCCGCGGCGGGATGCACCCGCCCTTCCAGATGCCCTTCTTGGCGGCCTTGGC
Above is a window of Candidatus Tanganyikabacteria bacterium DNA encoding:
- a CDS encoding HAD-IB family phosphatase codes for the protein MPIAFDWAPDVAAALDRLVAAGGPGVACFDADGTLWSGDVVVSFIEETLPRLPARETPGFDATLARVLGEINYETARLQHAVFAGLPASLAAAWSEESFARRIAPTAYDRVWHLVREFEAAGIEVWICSGSPDWLVQPGAARLGIPPGRVLASRPGIRDGVFEAEPVVVTAGPGKAEAVARHVGPRLHFAAGDSMSDFPMLEMADHRLVLAPPDPDGRLGGLADKARARGWWVQPIAAHLVGA